GGTCCCACCCGGACGGGTGTTGAGAAGATGCCTATCCCCTCCCCCCCTCGAAGTCAATTCCTGCCCGGACACAGGCTCGCGGCGCGGCCTTACGAAAAATTAAGAAAGAAAAAAGAAGAGATGATTTTGGTTAAGGGTAACCCGACTCCAGTGGATAAAATGTTTCACGGAGCTCTGTCCACGGCGGATCCCTCTGTGGATAGATCTGCGGAGATCTGTCGGCGGAGCTTTGGGCGAATCTTCGTTCGGATCATGTAAAAAAGGCCTTTGAATGGATAGACCCCCACTGGGGATAGATCTTTGAAAGATCTCGCGGGATCCGGTTCTCCACAGTGGGGAGTTATCAAAACCCACAGACTCAGGAATCACCGTGACTCTGCGGGAGCCTGAAGAGATCTCCCCAGCCTTGAAACCGGGGGCGATTTTCCCCAGAAGCTTCCCCTGACAAAGACCCAACTGTGCGAACAGGTTTATCCCCATGAGTCTTCCGCTGATCCTCGCCTCCGGCTCGCAGATCCGTGCCGATCTGCTGCGCGCCGCGGGCGTTCCCTTCGGAATCGAGGTGGCGCGGGTCGATGAATCCTCGATTCGCGACTCGCTCCTGCAGGAGGGCGCGCCGCCGCGCGACGTGGCGGATGCGCTGGCCGAGTACAAGGCGCGCAAGGTGGCCGCCCGCAATCCCGGCGCGCTGGTGCTTGGCTGCGACCAGGTGCTGAGTTGCAACGGCAAGCTCTATTCGAAGCCGGAAAGCCCGGAAGAGGCGCGCGCGCAGCTCATGGAACTGCGTGACCAGCGGCTTCACCTTCTTTCCGCCGCGGTGATCTACGAGAATGCCGAGCCGGTCTGGCGCCACGTGGGTGTCGCGCGTCTCAAGATGCGCGCCTTCTCCGAGGCCTATCTCGACGACTATATAGAGAGAAACTGGGACAGCCTGCGCAGCTCGGTCGGAGGCTTCAAACTGGAGGAGGAAGGCGTGAGGCTTTTCGCGAGTATCGAGGGCAGCCATTTCACCATCCTGGGCCTGCCCCTGCTGGAGCTTCTCGGGTTCCTCGAAGTTCGCGGGGTGATTGCGGGATGAGCGGCGAAAAGATCCCCCTGGCGGGCGTCATCGGCTCGCCCATCTCCCATTCGCGCTCTCCCCTGCTGCACGGTCACTGGCTGCGGACCTACGGCCTGCCCGGTCACTACATCCCGATGGACGTGCCCGCGGCAAAGCTTGAAGAGACGCTGCGGCTGCTGCCGCAGATCGGCTTCGTGGGGGTGAACATCACCATCCCGCACAAGGAGCGGGTGATGGAGATCGCCGACGTCGTGTCGGACCGCGCCACGCTGATCGGGGCGGCCAACACGCTGACCTTCCGCGAGGGCGGCATGATCTATGCCGACAACACCGACGGATACGGCTTCATCGAGAACCTTCGGCAGGGCGCGCCCGGCTGGCGGGCCGATACCGGCCCGGCGGTGGTGCTGGGTGCGGGCGGAGCCGCGCGGGCGGTGATCGCCTCGCTGCTCGAGGCGGGCGTGCCCAAGCTCTATCTCAGCAACCGCACCCGGTTGCGCGCCGAGAAGCTGCGCGAGGACTTCGGCCAGCGCGTGCACGTGATCGACTGGGTGCACGCGGGCAACGTGCTCGAAGAGGCGAACCTGGTGGTCAACACCAGCTCGCTCGGCATGGTCGGGAATGCCGAGCTGCGCGTGCCGCTCGACGGGCTCCGGCCGGGCACCTTCGTCACCGACATCGTCTACACGCCGCTCGAGACCCGGCTCCTGCGCATCGGGCGCGAGATGGGCTGCACCTGCGTCGACGGGCTCGGCATGCTGCTGCACCAGGCGGTGCCCGGCTTCGAGCGCTGGTTCGGCAAGCGCCCCGTGGTGGACCAGGCGACGCGGGCCGCGGTGCTCTGATGCGCTTCCGGCTCGGCCTCACCGGCTCGATCGGCATGGGAAAGTCGCAGACGGCGGCCTTCTTCGCCGAGGCCGGTTGCCCGGTCTGGGACGCGGATGCGGCGGTGCACCGGCTCTACGGTGCCGGCGGCGCGGCGGTCGGCCCGATCGCGGCGGCCTTTCCGGCGGCCGTCACGGACGGCGCGGTTTCACGTGAGGCGCTGCGCGGGATTATCGCGGCGGATCCCGGCGCGCTGGCGCGGATCGAGGCGATCGTGCATCCGCTGGTGCGCGAGGACCGCGCGCGCTTTGCCGAGTGCCATCCCGGGGCCATCGGGGTCTTCGACATTCCCCTGCTCTACGAGACCGGATCCGAGGCCGAGTTCGACGCTGTGGCCTGCGTCACCGTCCCCGGGGAGATCCAGCGCGAACGGGTGCTGGCGCGCGGCACGATGAGCGAGGCGGATCTCGACCGCATCCTTGCCCGCCAGATGCCGACTGCCGAGAAATGCGCCCGCGCGGATTTTGTGATCACAACGGACACGCTGGACCATGCCCGCGCGCAGGTTCAGGATGTGCTGAAGGAAATCGAAAGGCGGACCGATGCGTGAGATTGTTCTCGATACGGAAACAACGGGCTTCGAACCGGAGCAGGGCGACCGGATCGTCGAGATCGGCGCCGTCGAGCTCTACAATCACGTGCCCACGGGCAAGGTCTACCACCAGTACATCAACCCCGAGCGGTCGATGCCGCAGGAGGCCTTCGAGGTGCACGGGCTGGGTGACGACTTCCTGCGCGACAAGCCGGTCTTCGCGAAGATCGTCGACGACTTCCTTGCCTTCATCGGCACCGATGCCAAGCTGGTGATCCACAACGCCACATTCGACGTGAAATTCCTGAACGCCGAGCTGAAATGGGCGAACCGCCCGCTGCTGCCGAAGGATTGCGCCATCGACACGCTGATGATCGCGCGCAAGAAGTTCCCCGGCTCGCCCGCCTCGCTCGACGCGCTCTGCCGCCGCTTCGGCATCGACAACTCGAGCCGGACGCTGCACGGCGCGCTGCTCGACAGCGAGATCCTCGCGGATGTCTACCTGGAACTGATCGGCGGCAAGCAGCCCGACCTCGTGCTGGCGCCGGTCTCCGCCGGGCGCTCGAACTCGGGCACGGACGAGGAATGGCGCCCGGCGCGGCGCCCGGTGCCGCTGGCCTCGCGGATCACCGATGAAGAAAAGGCGGCTCACGCCGCCTTTGTCGAGAAACTCGGAGAGAAGGCGCTCTGGTCGCGGGGCTGAGGCCCCGCCACCCTGCCCGCGCTCAGGCGTCGAGCTTGCGCTCTTCCGGAGCCGGCGCGCTGGCCTGCTGACGGCGGAGGATCTCGTTGCGGTAGAGCGCGACGAAATCGATGGTCTCGAGGTTCAGCGGCGGGAAGCCACCGTCGCGGGTCACGTCCGACACGATGCGGCGCACGAAGGGGAAGAGCATCCGCGGGCATTCGATCAGCAGGAACGGGTGCAGCTGCTCCTGCGGCACGCCTTCGATGTTGAACACGCCGGCATAGTCGAGCTCGAGCAGGAACAGCATGTCGCCGCTGGCCTTCGACTTGGACTCGACCTTCAGCTTCAGCACCACCTCGTACTGGTTCTCGGCCGAGCGCTTCTTGGCGTCGAGGTTGACCTGCACCTGCACATCGGGCTGGACCTCGCCGCTCACACCCTTCTGCGCGAGGATGTTCTCGAAGCTCATGTCGCGCACGAACTGCGCAAGCACGTTCATCTTCACCGCCGCCGGGGCCTGCTGCGCCGCTGCCGCGCCGTTTTCGTTCATTTCGCTGATTTCAGCCATGAGAAGCTCCTGTTGGATTTTCCTCCGGAATAGCAGCCCCCGGCTAACGGCTCAATGCTTAGTCCAGCCTGACCCAGGGTGATTGGGGCGCTTGGAGCCCGGGATCTCGGTGAATTCCCCCTCGATCACGTCATCTTGTGCGGCGGGGCCCGGACGGTAGGGCTCGGTGCGCGGTCGTGCGCCCGTGGTGCTCTGACCACCCATCTCGATGCGCTGCACCTTGATGCGGCTCGACAGGTACCGCATCACCCAGTCCCGCACCGCCGGGATCAGCAGCGCGAAGCCGCAGGCGTCGGTGAAGAAACCGGGGGTCAGCAGCAGCGCGCCCGACAGCAGGATCATCGCGCCATGGGCCAGCGGCCGCGTCGGATCCTGCAGCCGCGAGAACGAGCTCTGCAGGTCGGTCAGCGCCCGCAGACCCTCGCGCCGGACCAGCGACGTGCCGAGGATGGCGGTCAGCACGACGATCAGCAGCGTCGGCCAGAGACCGATCAGCCCCCCGACCTGGATGAACAGCGTGATCTCGATCAGCGGCACCGCGACGAATGCCAGAAACAGCCACATGGCCTCTCTCCTTTTCCGTGGGAGCGCACCGGTAGACTTGGCCGCGCCCAGTGCCTACATAGGAAGGCACCAAGAGATTTTCCATGTTTGCCCAAGAGGTGCCGATGAATATGCCGATCGTCCAGCTGCTGGTACTTGCCGCGATCGCGATCTTCCTGATCCTGCGTCTGCGGAGCGTGCTGGGCACACGCGACGGGTTCGAGAAACCGCCGGTACAGGCCCCGAGCCGCCGCGACGACAGCCGTCGGGGCTTCGAGGTGATCGAGGGCGGACCGGATCACGACATCATCGACCACGCGCCCGAGGGCAGCCCCGCGGCCAAGGCGCTTGCGCGCATGAAGGCGGTGGAGCCCAGCTTCAACGTCGGGGAGTTCCTCGGCGGTGCCCGCGGCGCCTACGAGATGATCCTGATGGGCTTCGAGCGCGGCGAGGTCGAGGAGCTGAAGCCCTTCCTCGCGCCCGATGTCTATGACAGCTTCGCCGAGGTGGTCGAAACCCGCCGCCAGCAGGGGCTGACCATCGAGTCCGAATTCGTCGGCGTGCGCGAGATGTCCCTCGTCGACGCGAGCTTCGACGAGGACAGCGGCCTTGCCGAGATCACCGTGCGCTACACCGGCGAGCTGACCTCGGTGGTGAAGGATGCGACCGGTTCGGTGATCGAGGGCAGCCCGACTTCGGTGAAACGTCAGAAGGACGTCTGGACCTACGCCCGCAACATGGGTAGCGACGATCCCAACTGGCAGCTGGTCGCGACCGACGAATGAAGGGCGCGATCCGGGCGGCCGTGCTGACAGGAGCGATACTGACAGGTGCCATGGCCGCTGCGGAAAGCGATACCAGCTACGAGATCCTGAGCTTCAGCGATCTCGACGGATGGGCGACGGATGATCATTCCGCCGCCCTTTCGGTTTTTCTAAATACCTGCCGCGACATGAACGATCCCGACTGGGTGTCGCTCTGCGCCTTGGCGCGCGATGCCGGCGACGCGCGGGAGTTCTTCGAGCTGTTCTTCCGCCCGGTGCTGATCTCCGGCGCGCCCGAGGATGCCGAGGAAGGCACCGGCGGGCTCTTCACCGGCTATTTCGAACCCGAGATCGACGGCGCGTTGCAGCCTGACGAGCGCTACAGCCACCCGATCTACCGCCTTCCGCCCGAGATCGGGGAAACCGAGGGCCCCTGGCTCACCCGCCGCGACATCGTCACCGGCGACGCGATGAAGGACCGCGGGCTCGAGATCGCGTGGATCGCCGATCCGGTGGAGCTGTTCTTCCTGCAGGTGCAGGGTTCGGGCCGCATCCGCCTGCCCGACGGGCATCACCTGCGGGTGGGTTACGGCGGTGCCAACGGCCATCCCTACCGCTCGATCGGCAAGGAGCTGGTTGCGCGCGGCACCTTCACCCCGCACGAGGTCTCGGCCCAGGTCATCAAGACCTGGGTGCGCGAGAACCCCGAGGACGGGGCCGAACTGCTGATGCACAACCCCTCCTACGTGTTCTTCCGCGAGGTGAACGAGGTTCCGGCCGATCTCGGCCCGCTCGGCGCGATGAACCGCTCGATCACCGCGCTGCGCTCGATCGCCGTGGACCCGGCCTTCGTGCCGCTGGGCGCGCCTGTCTGGATCGAGAAGGAAGGCGCGGAACCCATGCACCGGCTGATGATCGCGCAGGACACGGGGTCCGCCATCAAGGGCCCGCAGCGCGCCGACATCTTCATGGGCACCGGCGACGAGGCCGGGCGCCGCGCCGGCACGATGAAGGATCCGGGCCGCCTCGTGGTGCTGCTGCCGATCCAGCGCGCCTATGCGCTGTTGCCGGAGTCGGTGCTGTGAGCCGCCGCAAGCTGCGCCCCGAGGAGGTCGAGCTCTGGGAGCTTGTCGCGCGCAGCGCCGAGAAGCTGCCCGGGCGCAAGCTGGCGCCCGAAGCCCCTGCCGCGAAACCCGCCAAGCTGCGCAAGCCGGTGCTGCCGCGCGACCCGGTGCCCGACTTCGCGCTGGGCGTGCGGGCGCCGAGCCCGCAGGAGCGCCACGACTTCTACGCCTCGACCTCGGACCGGCTGTCGCAGGAGCCGGTGCGCATGGACGCCAAGGCCTTCGGCCGGCTCAAGCGCGGCAAGCTGCAGCCCGAGGCACGCATCGACCTGCACGGCATGACGCTGGACCAGGCGCATCGCGAGCTGGCGGGCTTCATCCTCGGCACGCATATGCGGGGGTTCCGGCTGGTGCTGGTGATCACCGGCAAGGGTATGCGCGAGGACCCGCATGACCCGATGCCGCGTCGGCGCGGCGTGCTGAAGACGCAGGTGCCGCTGTGGCTGCGCCTGCCGCCGCTTTCGGCCTGCGTGTTGCAGGTCGCCGAGGCGCATCTCAAGCACGGCGGCGGCGGGGCTTATTACGTCTATCTCAGCAAGCGTCGCTGACGCGCCGCGCCGGGCTCAGCCGAGGATCATCTCGACATGCTCGGCAAGGTAGATGCGCAGCCACGGCGTGAAGGCCTCGGGCCTTGCCTCGATCCGGGCCCGCAGCTCGGGCAGGGTGAGCCAGTCCGTGTCCATGACCTCGGCGGCGTTCGGGGCGGGCTCGGTCCCTGCCCCGGCCTCGGCGACGAAGATGTCCACCAGCTCGTGCTCGGTCATGCCGCCGCCCACCTCGGCGCGGTACTCCACCTGCCCGCGATACACCGGGTTCAGCCCGTGCAGGCCAAGCTCCTCGTCGAGCCGGCGCAGCGCGCAGTCGCGCGGCGTCTCGTCCCAGTGCGGATGGGTGCAGCAGGTGTTCGCCCAGAGACCCGGCGTGTGGTACTTCCCGAGCGCCCGGCGCTGCAGCAGCGTGCGGCCCTCGCGCATGACGAAGACCGAGACCGCCTTGTGGCGCAGCCCCCGGAAATGCACTTCGAGCTTGTCCGCCGGCACCAGCTGGCCGTCGATCCATGCGGGGATGTCCTGAGCCATGCCGCGCCTCCTTCTGAGGCGCCTGTTTCCCTTGTGCCCGCGGCAAGGTCAAGAAGCGGCGATTTCGCGGTCGCAGGCATTACGTCGCAGCGCATCCTGCGGCAATGTGATCTAAGCCCGTCCCAGGAGACGCGTACCGGGAGATGTGTATGTACAACAAGATGATACTGGCTGCCGCATGGGTGCTCGCCGCGGGAGCCGCGCAGGCCGGTGACGCCGAGGCCGGCAAGACCGTCT
The Salipiger sp. H15 DNA segment above includes these coding regions:
- a CDS encoding nucleoside triphosphate pyrophosphatase — its product is MSLPLILASGSQIRADLLRAAGVPFGIEVARVDESSIRDSLLQEGAPPRDVADALAEYKARKVAARNPGALVLGCDQVLSCNGKLYSKPESPEEARAQLMELRDQRLHLLSAAVIYENAEPVWRHVGVARLKMRAFSEAYLDDYIERNWDSLRSSVGGFKLEEEGVRLFASIEGSHFTILGLPLLELLGFLEVRGVIAG
- a CDS encoding shikimate dehydrogenase; the encoded protein is MSGEKIPLAGVIGSPISHSRSPLLHGHWLRTYGLPGHYIPMDVPAAKLEETLRLLPQIGFVGVNITIPHKERVMEIADVVSDRATLIGAANTLTFREGGMIYADNTDGYGFIENLRQGAPGWRADTGPAVVLGAGGAARAVIASLLEAGVPKLYLSNRTRLRAEKLREDFGQRVHVIDWVHAGNVLEEANLVVNTSSLGMVGNAELRVPLDGLRPGTFVTDIVYTPLETRLLRIGREMGCTCVDGLGMLLHQAVPGFERWFGKRPVVDQATRAAVL
- the coaE gene encoding dephospho-CoA kinase (Dephospho-CoA kinase (CoaE) performs the final step in coenzyme A biosynthesis.), with the protein product MRFRLGLTGSIGMGKSQTAAFFAEAGCPVWDADAAVHRLYGAGGAAVGPIAAAFPAAVTDGAVSREALRGIIAADPGALARIEAIVHPLVREDRARFAECHPGAIGVFDIPLLYETGSEAEFDAVACVTVPGEIQRERVLARGTMSEADLDRILARQMPTAEKCARADFVITTDTLDHARAQVQDVLKEIERRTDA
- the dnaQ gene encoding DNA polymerase III subunit epsilon; this encodes MREIVLDTETTGFEPEQGDRIVEIGAVELYNHVPTGKVYHQYINPERSMPQEAFEVHGLGDDFLRDKPVFAKIVDDFLAFIGTDAKLVIHNATFDVKFLNAELKWANRPLLPKDCAIDTLMIARKKFPGSPASLDALCRRFGIDNSSRTLHGALLDSEILADVYLELIGGKQPDLVLAPVSAGRSNSGTDEEWRPARRPVPLASRITDEEKAAHAAFVEKLGEKALWSRG
- the secB gene encoding protein-export chaperone SecB translates to MNENGAAAAQQAPAAVKMNVLAQFVRDMSFENILAQKGVSGEVQPDVQVQVNLDAKKRSAENQYEVVLKLKVESKSKASGDMLFLLELDYAGVFNIEGVPQEQLHPFLLIECPRMLFPFVRRIVSDVTRDGGFPPLNLETIDFVALYRNEILRRQQASAPAPEERKLDA
- a CDS encoding FxsA family protein, whose translation is MWLFLAFVAVPLIEITLFIQVGGLIGLWPTLLIVVLTAILGTSLVRREGLRALTDLQSSFSRLQDPTRPLAHGAMILLSGALLLTPGFFTDACGFALLIPAVRDWVMRYLSSRIKVQRIEMGGQSTTGARPRTEPYRPGPAAQDDVIEGEFTEIPGSKRPNHPGSGWTKH
- a CDS encoding Tim44/TimA family putative adaptor protein; this encodes MNMPIVQLLVLAAIAIFLILRLRSVLGTRDGFEKPPVQAPSRRDDSRRGFEVIEGGPDHDIIDHAPEGSPAAKALARMKAVEPSFNVGEFLGGARGAYEMILMGFERGEVEELKPFLAPDVYDSFAEVVETRRQQGLTIESEFVGVREMSLVDASFDEDSGLAEITVRYTGELTSVVKDATGSVIEGSPTSVKRQKDVWTYARNMGSDDPNWQLVATDE
- a CDS encoding MltA domain-containing protein, producing MKGAIRAAVLTGAILTGAMAAAESDTSYEILSFSDLDGWATDDHSAALSVFLNTCRDMNDPDWVSLCALARDAGDAREFFELFFRPVLISGAPEDAEEGTGGLFTGYFEPEIDGALQPDERYSHPIYRLPPEIGETEGPWLTRRDIVTGDAMKDRGLEIAWIADPVELFFLQVQGSGRIRLPDGHHLRVGYGGANGHPYRSIGKELVARGTFTPHEVSAQVIKTWVRENPEDGAELLMHNPSYVFFREVNEVPADLGPLGAMNRSITALRSIAVDPAFVPLGAPVWIEKEGAEPMHRLMIAQDTGSAIKGPQRADIFMGTGDEAGRRAGTMKDPGRLVVLLPIQRAYALLPESVL
- a CDS encoding Smr/MutS family protein; translation: MSRRKLRPEEVELWELVARSAEKLPGRKLAPEAPAAKPAKLRKPVLPRDPVPDFALGVRAPSPQERHDFYASTSDRLSQEPVRMDAKAFGRLKRGKLQPEARIDLHGMTLDQAHRELAGFILGTHMRGFRLVLVITGKGMREDPHDPMPRRRGVLKTQVPLWLRLPPLSACVLQVAEAHLKHGGGGAYYVYLSKRR
- the idi gene encoding isopentenyl-diphosphate Delta-isomerase, whose product is MAQDIPAWIDGQLVPADKLEVHFRGLRHKAVSVFVMREGRTLLQRRALGKYHTPGLWANTCCTHPHWDETPRDCALRRLDEELGLHGLNPVYRGQVEYRAEVGGGMTEHELVDIFVAEAGAGTEPAPNAAEVMDTDWLTLPELRARIEARPEAFTPWLRIYLAEHVEMILG